The following proteins are co-located in the Deltaproteobacteria bacterium genome:
- the tadA gene encoding tRNA adenosine(34) deaminase TadA produces the protein MAFSFRELTSRDGARAIDLRPVHSEDEYFMAMALEEAIKAGEEGEVPIGAVLVADGQIIARSHNRPIALSDPTAHAEILVLREGAGKFGNYRLSGSTLYVTLEPCAMCAGALLQARVKRLVFGAEDPKGGAVQSLYLLLEDARQNHRVEVTGGVFQEDCRQVLRQFFQERR, from the coding sequence ATGGCCTTTTCCTTCCGGGAGCTAACGTCAAGAGACGGAGCGCGCGCCATCGATCTTCGACCCGTACATAGCGAGGACGAATATTTCATGGCTATGGCCCTTGAGGAGGCCATAAAGGCGGGGGAGGAAGGTGAAGTTCCTATTGGGGCGGTTTTAGTAGCAGACGGCCAAATAATCGCCAGAAGCCATAACCGGCCCATCGCCCTCTCCGACCCCACGGCCCATGCCGAAATCCTGGTCCTCCGGGAAGGGGCGGGTAAGTTCGGTAACTATCGGCTTTCAGGAAGCACCCTTTATGTCACCCTCGAGCCCTGCGCCATGTGTGCCGGAGCGCTTCTCCAAGCGCGGGTTAAAAGGCTGGTCTTTGGGGCGGAAGATCCTAAGGGGGGCGCAGTACAGTCGCTTTACCTTTTGTTGGAAGATGCCCGCCAGAATCATCGGGTGGAAGTTACTGGGGGTGTTTTTCAAGAAGACTGCCGGCAAGTTTTGCGCCAGTTTTTCCAGGAACGAAGGTAA